A single genomic interval of Nostoc commune NIES-4072 harbors:
- the tnpA gene encoding IS200/IS605 family transposase, with protein MEILSSSHAKHCLGYHIIFCPKYRHQVLKDAVEIELKRILGEICKTYGWILHALEIMPDHVHVFVQADHTTAPVEIAKTMKSISAVHIFNTFKDLKKRRFWGSGMWSDGTFYSSVGGVSEEAVKRYIETQKQRGDLLSRRESVN; from the coding sequence ATGGAAATTTTATCAAGTTCACACGCTAAACACTGCCTGGGATATCACATTATCTTTTGCCCCAAGTACCGTCATCAAGTCCTTAAAGATGCAGTAGAAATAGAGTTAAAACGTATCCTTGGCGAAATCTGTAAAACCTATGGATGGATACTTCACGCGCTAGAAATAATGCCCGACCACGTTCATGTATTTGTACAGGCAGATCACACAACTGCACCAGTAGAAATTGCCAAAACTATGAAATCAATTTCTGCTGTGCATATATTTAATACATTCAAAGACCTTAAAAAACGTCGCTTTTGGGGTTCAGGAATGTGGAGTGATGGCACGTTTTACTCATCTGTTGGTGGAGTCTCAGAAGAAGCAGTGAAGCGATACATCGAAACTCAGAAACAGAGAGGTGACTTGCTTTCCCGAAGGGAGAGTGTTAATTGA